The nucleotide sequence CACATTCCCTGGGAAGTGAAGCAAAGTAATGGGAAGAGCCTTTGCCTTGGACTCTACAGAACCAGATTCTAGTCTCAGTTCTTTCATTGACTGGTTGTATAAAAGCCTTCACTTGTCTGAaagtcagtttcttcatgtgtaaactGAGAGGCCCCACTGATCTAATCTATTGTTCCTTCCACCTTTCCATTCTGTGATTCTTAGGGATAGGTTCTTTCTGATAGTAGAAAGTGTACAGGATGTAGACTCAAGGAGAACCTGGGTTCTCAAAATCTCCAGTCTCAAAGTTGAAAGGTTCTTGAAAGACCTTTTCAATATCTGAATATTAATCTCCTCTACAATGTCCCTAGCAAATGGTCATTCAAGTCAGATCCTAGTGGTTGCTGCCTATTGCCTgtgtatccttgggcaagtcacttctgtaAATGAAGGGgctgtaaatttttaaaatctctttcatttcttaatcctAAGATTCTTAAGAATCCTCCCAACCTCCCAAGACTGTTTCAGAACCCAAATCCTAGGATTTAGCTTCTGCTGGTCTAGACTGGACACCACAACTTACAAAACTATGTTTTCCACTGCCCTAGAgacccttctttccttttcagaaGGGCAATAGGTGGCTGTGTGTAGGCAAAATGTGACTCAATAGCCAGGGCAGGAAGCTGTAGACCCCAGGGCTCTCAGGGTACCCTTCTTCCTGAAGCATGAAAAATAAGCCCCATcttattcctttcctcccctccctggtCATTTTTGTCCTGTGCTTCCAGCTCATCCTGGGCTTCTTGCCAGACTGAGCCCCTACCTTGACACTGTTTAATCTCCTGAGAGGCCcctggggagaagaagggggagctGGTGAGTTGGCAGCACTGGTGGCTCTGTCCCACCCAGGGCTCCTGCTTTTCAAGGACACGTTTCCTATTTTCAGTCCTCGGAGGAGATTTgtacccttctttctttttctcatttacctCTATCTTTGCTCCTCTCCCAACCCACTATTAAGATTTCCCTTTTCTGCCTCTAGAATCCCTTTTGACCTCTGAATTGTGGTCAGTcctagagaggcagagagggctCCCCCTGATTACAAGATCCCCTGACTTGATCTTCTAGAGGGGGGACATAGGACTGCTGCTGGGGGTCCTGAATGGACCAGCCCCCTAGGAttggttctccttttttccctttctcttcttcctccccactcccatactGGCTCCTCTGGGGAGTGACAGCATCAGAACCTGGCCCCAGCCCAGAAAGATGACGTCATTGCCTGCACCAGCTATCTGCCCAGTGGGCTCTGTGCCCAGCGGTGCTTAGGGGCTTCACAGCCTAGCTGCCCTGTTGCTTTATGAAGAGTCATCAGGTTAGATGCTCAGATTAGTGGTGTCACCCTCCACCTCTCCATTCCCTAGACCTCTAGAAAGAATGAGACTGGATCCGGATATCAGAATGGTCCTAGGTCCTGCACCCAAACACATCCTGAAGGATCTCCAAGAAGCTGGGGCAGTTTGGGAGTTTGTATCTTCAGTTCAAGTCAGCTCACATTTTTTGAGCACCCATTAAATAGTTCTACTTTCAAGGAGTTTCCCAGGGTAAAAGAATGTGTGCACAGATCACTAAATACATATTGGAGTAAGGACTGGATCTGTGTCTTCATTGGCATGTGTGGAGATTAGCACTTTCTCCCACAACTTATAGGTtcagagaattgcctagaacaGAGAGGCCGAATGACTCGTTACCCAGGCAGTCTACAGATGGGTCTTGATCCCACGTCTTCCCAGATTTAAGACCTGTTCTCTGTTCATTACAATATGCTGCCTCTAGTACAAAAGCAAAATACATgcgaaagaaataggaaatagtttCCAGAAAGGTCCTGCCCTAGGAAGTGACACCTGAGCTGTGCTTTGGAGAAAGTGAGGGGGGGTGTTAAGAggtggaagagaagaagggaagcgTTATAGGCCTGGGGACAAAGCTTGGAGGTCAGAAATGGGCGATTGTGTGTCCAGAGAAGAATCTATCAGCCATTTGGGCTGAAATAGTGGGAAAGGGAGAACAATATGTGATCAAGCTGGAAAGACATTTTGGAGCTAGATTATAGAGGGCTTTAAACATCACatgaagtttgtattttataataGGAAATTGCTGCAGGGGAATATTGCTAGAGGATATAGTTGGCTGGGAGGGGAGCTAGTGGGGTACCAGACCCTGGACTGAATGAATGCTGAGGCTATGGCATAGAGAAATTCCCGagtctccctcttctctcagcCTAAGGCAAGGCTTGGACCTCTTCACCAGGGCCCTCAGGACAACTGGCCCAAGGTAAAGTCCTTGCTTACCTCATCCTCTGCACATCCCTGCCTTTCAGTTATCATAAAACTAATCCAAATTGGGAGTTAGATCCAGAGTGGTGGTAGCTTCAGAAACCCATCCCACACCCCAACATGAAAAGGAAGTCTGGGACCCACTTCAGTCTGGAGTGAAACAAAATTATTAGCTCTGTGAGGACAAagaatgtgacttgcccaagctttATGTCTCCTTGTTACCAGTGTCTCACAGGTTTTCTATAttcaatacttaataaatatttgttaaaattgtCCCAGCTGGGCATACTAGACAAAGCACCATCTTCCACCTCTGCAACTTGCTGGCCCATCATTTACCAAGAACACAGGGctggaggagcagctaggtagcacagtggagagcaccaggcctggagtctagaggactaggtttcaaatttgacctcaaacactttctgaAATTGGTATGGGCttacctcttcttcccttcccaatcaTTTGCCTCCTGGTAGGtgctgctttattttttcttctgttccttttttataaaattattttgtttccaattaacaaaaatttattttaatcctAATTCTcctcattaaaagaaaaacaaaactcttgtaacaaataggTGTAGctaaaaacaaattccttcatggGCTATATCCAGaaaaatatgtcttattctgcaCCCTGAGGCCATCACCTCTCTCAGCTGGGTAAtgggttctcttctttctttcctgtatATTCATAGCTCCAACCACTCTGAGTGGATTCAGGAAGGAACAGGCAGGTGATAGGATGGAGGACTAGAGGGTCAGGATAACAAATAAACAAGCTTCTAGGGCCCCTCTTCTTCCTGTACCATGGCCCACTGTTAGAATCTTCCGCTTCCATTCTTAGGTCTGATTGAGTCCCAGTTTGAATGTGTAAATGGGGAGGAtgttgttgggggggggggggaagaaagctCCTGTAAGAAGAAATGTTAATTTAATTCTCTTTGCCCTTGCTATGGGGAGAATAACTCCACCCTTTTGGAACTTATACGAATAAGATAATAGCCAGGCTGCCTGTGCAGGGCTCCCCTGGAAGAAGTCCTGGGGCTGCTTCATGGGTAAGAGTGCCAGCAGGGCTGACTAACCTCTTCCAGCTCCTAGCCTCACCCAATTGGCTATTGGCTATGGCTTGTCCACTTCTTAGGGCACGGCGTGGGAGTTGGGAAAAGAGCTGAGTGCACCGGGTATGTGAGCCAGAATGGTGATCATGCAGCCAGCCTGGACGTCAGAGCCAGCCAGGATACACGTTGGGGTGGAGGGATGtgtttgcccagttctaattGAGGGCACAGGGACACTAGTTGTTGAGGGGCTCCAGGCGGGTGCTTTCATTACTCAGCAAGACACATAAGAAAGCTGGAGATTATGCTTTACACAGAGGCCTCTCTGtttgtgcatgcacacacatacacattcgaATTAGAGCCCCTCATAGCCCACACACTCACTAGGCATTCAGTCAGTGTTAATGATGTCTGTCTCAGGACCTGTGTGGGGGCATCTGACTGCAGGAGCCTATGGATTCCTGGGCATCACAGGGACCCTTTTCCACTGGCTTCTGTCACTGCTTCTGGATTCTCTCTTCAAAGCCTCTGAGGAAATGTTTCTTTCCAAACCCAGTTGGGGCTGCGAGGTGAGGAGGCATCCATAGTATGTGGCTATCTGAAAGCCAGAGGGAGGCAAGGTCTGTTTCATCTAACTCCCTTAGGGCTGCTCTTTTTGCAGTAGCCCTAGAGTGTTTCTGGAAATGACCCATTTGTTCTGTTCCCTATAGATCATAGGTCATAGATCTAGGACTGATGGGATCTTAAAAGTCCATCAAGTTCAATCTCCCAATTTTTAAAGCTGGGAAAAATGAGCCCAAggaaattgagtgacttgtcagaggtcatacagatagcaagtgaaagagatagaatttgaaccaggTCCCTTTATTCTACAGCTAGGGTTTTTTACACTGTACCCTGCTACCTTCATGTAGACTATGAAACCTAGAGAAAGGACAGATTCTGATTGGAGCCAAATTGGGATTTGTGTCAGAGCCAGGAATCAAACTCGGGCTTCATGGTCCTACTTGTGCCCTATCTACAGCACTTTGCCTCAAATCCCAACTGCATTTGAAGTTCTCTCTCAGATATATCTGTAGCTGGTGAGTCCTTTACATACTTTCAGGATCACCTCAGAGCTCTTCAAGTAGAAAGGATTTCCTCCTTCAAGTAGAAAGAATGACCTCAAGGAACCCTACTTACAGTCTCCTCATCCCAATGGTTAACTGGCAAAGACATAGCTACCCTTGGTGACAATCCTTTGAGGTAGGGAACCAAGAAACCAAGGAGGGACCCTCAGTCTAGAACAGTGCCTAAAAAATAGGATGTCTTCCCCAAGACCCTTGGAAGAAGGAAGTGAAGGCAGTAATTGCCAGAACCTTATGCTCAATAGGTTTCACACCATCTTTTAGAAAACTCAGCTTTCCCTTGGATTCCCCATGAAATAGCCTGACAGTATCTTCTAACCCCCAGGGTCCCTGATGGGTGTAGGTGACATCATCTCTCAGCAGCTAATAGAGAAACGTGGTTTAGAGAAGCACCAGGCCCACAGGACCCTGACCATGGCTTTTATAGGCTGCAGCTTTGTGGTGAGTCACACCTGTGGTGGACAGGTTGGTCATTTGGACAGTGGACCCAGATCTCCATCTTCCCTTGTACTCTCCAGGCTCTTGACCTCCATCTCTTCGTGCCTATAAACCCCGTCTCTCCTTTTCCTCAGCTGTTTCCCCTGTGGTgtgattgcatttttttttttgaggaaaacaATATTACTATTTACTAACTAaagtttcccttttttgtttgttttcctgagTTTGCTTTCAGGGCCCTGTGGTAGGTGGCTGGTATCGGGTTTTGGATCGACTCATCCGTGGCAATACCAAGATGGATGCACTGAAGAAGATGGTAATAGATCAGGTGAGCAGAGGGATAGAAGTGGGGTGATTCAGAAGGGGCAGTGACTATATGGATCTGTGTAGAAGGAATGTAATTACTCTTTGGCAGATGACCATCAGAGCTTTcacatgttctcttcttcctattctcttttctttcagggGGGCTTTGCCCCATGTTTTTTGGCATGCTTGCTCCCAATAATTGGTACATTTGATGGACTGTCAGTCAAGGACAACTGGGTCCGACTGAAGCGGGTAAGCATGGAACCTGAACTAGATTGATAGGGGATTTTGTTGAGCATCTGGCTAGATCTGTGATATCCCCACTGGAATATAGGAGAATTAAAACAATTTAGGAATATTAGAAGTTCAGAGAGTTAACAGGTAAGTTTTAAACCAGTGATAGGGGGGAAAGGCAGTTGTGGTATAAGACTGTTCATGGCCACTGAATACCAAGAGGTCTCATTCATTGAAAACCACTCAGTTATTAAGTGAAGTAGGAAATAAAGTGTAATAGAACACTGTGGTTGGtcctgggggagggtcacagataATTAAGACTGATCCCTGCTCTCATGGGGTTCATAGAAGAGAATGTAATAGGGCATGGTGCCAAGTGGAGGGAGTGAAAGACTTAACCTTTTCTTTACTTGCTTCTTCAGGATTACCCTGATGCCCTCATCACCAATTACTATGTAAGAGACAATTATTCTCCTTAAGGCTATGGAAAGACCTGGGCTTGGGCCTTCTCTGGATTGAATTTTAGCTGGGGATGACTTGATAGGCCTGAGCAGGTTACCTCTTGGACTGGGTTTACATGCCCAGGGGTTGGGATGAGTCTGGCAAAGGCTCCTTCACCAGAATGGGGGCTAAAAAATACCATTCACAGAGAAATAACTTcttctttatgtttcttttacAGATCTGGCCTACTGTGCAGTTGGCCAATTTCTACCTTATTCCCCTTGCCTACAGGTAGGGAAAAATTCCATCTCTACACCACCCTTCAAGACAACTCCAACTTCCAGCTCCCCAAATCTTCCATGATATTTCAGGGGCAGAAATAAAAGTCTGAAAGTTACTTCATTCTCATTCTATCCTTAACCTCCCCCCCAATCCCAAACTGAAATCTTCTGCCCACCAGTCAGGGCTCTTCATATTCCTTTGTGTTTTAGTCAGAACCTCTTACTCCTCCCAGAACTC is from Gracilinanus agilis isolate LMUSP501 chromosome 2, AgileGrace, whole genome shotgun sequence and encodes:
- the MPV17 gene encoding protein Mpv17, with amino-acid sequence MILWRAYQQALAAHPWKVQVITAGSLMGVGDIISQQLIEKRGLEKHQAHRTLTMAFIGCSFVGPVVGGWYRVLDRLIRGNTKMDALKKMVIDQGGFAPCFLACLLPIIGTFDGLSVKDNWVRLKRDYPDALITNYYIWPTVQLANFYLIPLAYRLAFVQCVAVIWNTYLSWKSHQS